GTTGACGTCAACGGTCGATTCGTCTCGTGCCACGATTGAATAACTCTCAAGCTGCCTTCCCAGCACGTCGAACACTCTGACATGTCGGCTCGATTCCCCGCGCCCGGGGAAAAGAAATGTAACCACCTCTGATGCCGGATTGGGGTACAGCTGTGGCTCTTGATTCTGCCTTCGTACGCTCTCGTTCGAAGTGATCACGACGCCGCCAATGGACGCCCATTCCAGCGTGCCTCCGCCCCACGCGCCGCCGTGCCACACGAGTCCAATGCCACGACAAAAAGAGTACGACCATTCATCGTCGACGTACTGCGGGATGTCGAAGTGCAACCTGACACAATCATCGAATGTGCCGGCCGGTACGTTCTCCTGAGAACGGCGTTCGATGGTCACTCGAAATGTGTCGGCACCCGGCCACGCACCTTCCTTAACGTGGTATACAGAACTGTCCGGTAAAGAAAAATCGTACAGGACATACTCGGTCCCGTTCTCAATCCGGATAACCTGATTATTCGAAACCCGCATTGTGTCGGGGCTCCG
This genomic stretch from Rhodothermales bacterium harbors:
- a CDS encoding T9SS type A sorting domain-containing protein, with amino-acid sequence MVYSKFTGVATQVARGVFILCMMCRLVQAQTTELSYFPYSPGDSAVFNISYPGTHSVWVGGEFNSGEHDYVIVEGIQGRRSPDTMRVSNNQVIRIENGTEYVLYDFSLPDSSVYHVKEGAWPGADTFRVTIERRSQENVPAGTFDDCVRLHFDIPQYVDDEWSYSFCRGIGLVWHGGAWGGGTLEWASIGGVVITSNESVRRQNQEPQLYPNPASEVVTFLFPGRGESSRHVRVFDVLGRQLESYSIVARDESTVDVNVTGLSPGVYVARIEDAKAAFSRMFIVVR